One Panicum virgatum strain AP13 chromosome 9K, P.virgatum_v5, whole genome shotgun sequence genomic region harbors:
- the LOC120651871 gene encoding transcription repressor OFP8-like, which produces MALPLFKAPLSISRRSTHTPPPPSPPQPYPCTAPPHSTREHSLLLPRQIRSSEGGPALSMKVLMSRRRGAAGGLRIKKKARGFMCGCGGTKAVSVSDGSDKSPMATPQTAASTDTPITATMSTTTTATTPKAMRRRAGGGRPPATTSSAATEVPSSLSSSSLYADTTDDGPSSSMDSSTPSLSALLRQLGELERSVRCLHAGAGGDGAGAGGARQGRRHRRAASEGGGGGSGRVEESVAVVKESADPLADFRRSMLQMIVEKEILGGAELRELLHRFLSLNSPRHHHLILRAFAEIWEEVFAGHERTPDFLAAHRRKKQQQHLAAAATTTRGA; this is translated from the coding sequence ATGGCGCTCCCTCTTTTTAAGGCCCCTCTCTCCATTTCTCGCCGCAGCACACACACCCCGCcgcctccatctcctcctcagCCCTACCCTTGCACCGCACCACCACACAGTACACGCGAGCACAGCCTCCTCCTTCCCCGTCAGATCAGAAGTTCAGAAGGCGGCCCGGCCCTCTCCATGAAGGTCCTGATgtcgcgccggcgcggcgccgccggcgggctgCGCATCAAGAAGAAGGCGCGCGGCTTCATGTGCGGCTGCGGCGGTACCAAGGCCGTGTCCGTCTCCGACGGCTCGGACAAGTCGCCCATGGCCACGCCGCAGACCGCCGCGTCGACCGACACTCCTATTACGGCGACGatgtccaccaccaccaccgcgacGACGCCGAAGGCTATGAGGAGAAGAGCCGGCGGGGGCAGGCCGCCCGCGACGACGTCCTCGGCGGCCACGGAGGTCCCGTCGTCACTCTCGTCCTCGTCCCTGTACGCCGACACCACCGACGACGGCCCCAGCAGCAGCATGGACAGCAGCACGCCCAGCCTGTCCGCGCTCCTGCGCCAGCTCGGCGAGCTGGAGCGCAGCGTCCGCTGCctgcacgccggcgccggcggcgacggggcgggagccggcggcgccaggcagggccggcggcaccggcgggcggcgagcgagggcggcggcggcgggtccgggCGCGTGGAGGAGAGCGTGGCGGTGGTGAAGGAGTCGGCAGACCCGCTGGCGGACTTCCGGCGGTCCATGCTGCAGATGATCGTGGAGAAGGAGATCctgggcggcgcggagctccggGAGCTGCTGCACCGGTTCCTGTCCCTGAACTcgccgcgccaccaccacctgaTCCTCCGCGCCTTCGCCGAGATCTGGGAGGAGGTGTTCGCGGGGCACGAGCGCACGCCGGACTTCCTCGCCGCGCACCGcaggaagaagcagcagcagcacctggcggcggcggcgacgacgacgcgcgGCGCTTAA